The stretch of DNA AGCTAGAAGAAGTGTTTATAAAAAATCTGTTGGTCtaaagttatttaataaaaaagttaaaaagagttGATTGACAGAAACCAAAATAGATGtatagaaaaaatgtaaattcaaTTGATCAAGTAGTTATTAAATGTCTATTTATCTTGTAATATGGTCAACAATAGTCCCTATATCAACTGTGTATTTGTGACCACTATACATATTAGTTCACCAAATATCAGAACATTAAATAGCTGAGACAAAATTTGAATCTTGAAAGAGGCAATTAACACTAGGTAGTGTGAAaggagaaatattattttcatgtttcacACAAAGCATAATGCCTGTCATCCAACGGCTGCTTAATCAATTTGTGTTGAACAAATAAGTAAGAGGGTAGATGAAACATTGACATTGCAGGTGTACAACCCAAttctttcaaagttttattttctcaagtTGCGCACTTAGTGGGGGAAGAAATTACTGTAGTCTCTCCTTATCCTCAAAGAACCTACGACccccagtggatacctgaaaTTGCAGATAGTATCCAACTcgatatatactgtttttttttcctgtacatacaTACTTGAGATatagattaattttaaattagacacagtaaaagattaataacaataactacttataaaatggaatcattataACAATACTCAGAAAAGCACATTTAAACCTATGAATTGTCTATTCCTGAAggtttccttttaatattttcagactgatTGACCAATGGTAACTGAAACAACAGAAAGTAAAACCACAGATAATGGGAGCCTACTGTATACCATTTATTTTGTCCTAATATCTGATAATATTGAGCATCAGTAAGTGATATGGCACGTCTATAATAGATTcccttttttaaaatctctaataTTAGAGATGGTTTCTATCactacaaaaatatacattttttttcctgtaaggaatCTGTTGTGTTTCATTATGTAACactagggagagatttgttaaaagatacaaaatttcagctaAATAAGAAGAATGTGTTCTATTGTTCTGTACTACTGTacaatgactatagttaacaataatgtattatgtAGTTTCAAATAGcaagaaggaggatattgaatattcccaacaaaaagaaatgataaatgtttgagatgatagatatatatGATCTGATCActgtatattatgtattttaaaacatcactatgtactccCAAGAATATATACAgctattatttgtcaattaaaaaataagcccttttaaaatataagtgatATAAGAGACTGTAACAATCACAGTAGAAGAAGAATTTCATTAGACAAGTCTGTGAGATCCTTCCAAGCTAGTATTTGTCAAAGTATAAGCCATGTAATGTGGggcattttgaaaaatttaattttatgggTCAACATCAGACCTAATAAACCAGAATCTATACAGTAGTGTAGGCTAGGAAGCTGCTTTGAAACCAACAAACACAAGAGATAATGTGAATACAATTGTGGGAAATATTGTATTTACTCATAAATTGAGCATTAAATGGAGAACATGACTTTGATTTGTACCGCAGGTTTCTTGTTCATTTTCCTAGATGGCATACTTATTATCAGACAATGATACTACGTATATACCTTTaagcacaattaaaaataattgaatgccTGAGTTAAAAGTAGACACATCCATGTTTGTTGACATAGATGGTAATATAATTTCAACACATGTTAACAGCATTAAATCAGTGAGTAGGAAAGCTTACTTCCATTTCATGGGAGGGTTATCTGGGAAACAGACAAATGCTATCTGAGATTCCCTAATATCATATGTCTCCTTTAGTTTCATAATAATTTAGTGTTTCATACATGTTTCACGTCTATATATCTAccaataacattaaaataacatgatttttaaaacgAAATCAATTGATTTTTTCAATGTGTCTGCTGCCGTTtaactgaaaaacacaaaaatgaggaatatatatttcctaatgcttCCATTAGAGATATACCCTAGGCAAATTAAGAATAGACCCTGGAGTATGATTAAAATATGAATCTCAAGAGATCAAAGATGCTAATTGAACAACATTTTTATTAGGTGAGTTTGAGGAAAAGTTGCAGGTATAAGAATACTGCTTAACACATGAGCtttcaaaagaaaatcttttgTCATGGGATTGCTTTAGAAATACACTAAgacaaaaacaattctaaatagGAATCCAGACTTgagcaaaaaatataaatttttaattctcaAGAATGTGCACAAAAAACAAGTTAACAAGAAGTTAATTTGGCTCTTATTTCTAGCCTATCAATGAAAGGTAATATATACAGTACCTAATACTATCATCAAAACCATCAACATTTTTTCATCAACATCATAACATTTAGGGTCCATTATACAGGAAATAGAGCTCTATACTAAATAACAACTTTTGTTATTTGATATTTAGCATTGTAGATGAGGCAAAAATAATGAACttgaaaataagtgaaagatTGCTGAAACATAGGATGTTTCCTCTGGGTGACTGAATCCCAGGTACatctaattttctcatctgctttttcctaaaatttgtgtgtctgtctgtctgtgagTATAGTTTGCATGTTTCTCACATTGGGaaacttgttatttttttaatgtctgcatCTTACATTAGGCTTTAAGAAAAATGCCCTTCATGACAGGCAAGACAAAATGCCTTCATTGAATAAATGCTTGTcaagtaaatgaatggataaataggaACACTGTGACCATGGAACACATTAAATGATTAAGTACATGTGatatataataagaataatatgttatattattattattgataataattattatcaaGTCCCATTTGGTTACTCAAGGAGAGTGCTAAATGTCTAAACAAAGGTGATTATTTAACTTTGCTTGGCGGGCTAGTTTCAAATGCATTTATTCGTCATATATTTATGTTAAGTTAATTAGGCAATAAAGTTCTTTAGTTTCTAGCATGCCCACCTTataatttaattcttatttttaaatgtaacaaatcaggtttgttttactgtttttaacatttatttatatcattgtCTTAAAAACTGCTGTTCAGCAATGAATTGGCTAGCACCTGATGTCATAGattaatatatgcaatatatCTAGAAACAATCATGTTGTTTGAACAAACATACATGAAAGAATTTAAACTATGTTATAGATGAAGGCCCTCATTTGGTCTTATCTCACTGAATTTTTTATTAGATAAACTGCTCTATTCATTAGATACAATTCATTTTGTTAGATAACTTGCTATATTTATTAGATACAGATTGATTTCATTAGATAAGTTGCTATATTCATTAGATACAATTAATTTCATTTGATAATTTGCTATATTTGTTAGATACAATTGATTTCATTAGATAAATTGCCAGACCCAATGACAGACAGGGGTAGAGAATGGTACATCTTAGGAGGAATTTCTACACATCTTTCCAGACATGTATTTTTTAGTCTACACAATCGTGaatttgagtttttttctgtattaatgtCTGTaagttttcagttttataaaaaataaaaattatccgtAAATCTCTAGCTAACTTCAGGTCATTaaattttactttccatttgTAAAACTTTCATGATTGGAGTCTAAGTCAAATTTGATTATAGGGCCTTTAGATTTGAATCCTTCTCTAACTTTCCTTATTGTTATTCAGCAGGTAAGTCAAAGGCCTGAGTTGATGTAAATGGCTGGCAACAATTTCACTGAGGTTACCGTCTTCATCCTCTCTGGATTTGCAAATCACCCTGAATTACAAGTCAGTCTTTTCTTGATGTTTCTCTTCATTTATCTATTCACTGTTTTGGGAAACCTGGGACTGATCACGTTAATCAGAATGGATTCTCAGCTTCACACCCCTATGTACTTTTTCCTGAGCAATTTAGCATTTATTGACATATTTTACTCCTCTACTGTAACACCTAAGGCATTGGTGAATTTCCAATCCAATCGGAGATCCATCTCCTTTGTTGGCTGCTTTGTTCAAATGTACTTTTTTGTTGGATTGGTGTGTTGTGAGTGTTTCCTTCTGGGATCAATGGCCTACAATCGCTACATAGCAATCTGCAATCCCTTACTGTATTCAGTAGTCATGTCCCAAAAAGTGTCCAACTGGCTGGGAGTAATGCCATATGTGATAGGCTTCACAAGCTCGCTGATATCTGTCTGGGTGATAAGCAGTTTGGCGTTCTGTGATTCCAGCATCAATCATTTTTTTTGTGACACCACAGCTCTTTTAGCACTCTCCTGTGTAGATACATTCGGCACAGAAATGGTGAGCTTTGTCTTAGCTGGATTCACTCTTCTTAGCTCTCTCCTTATCATCACAGTCACTTATATCATCATCATCTCAGCCATCCTGAGGATCCAGTCAGCAGCAGGCAGGCAGAAGGCCTTCTCCACCTGCGCATCCCACCTCATGGCTGTAACTATCTTTTATGGGTCTCTGATTTTCACCTATTTGCAACCTGATAACACATCATCGCTGACCCAGGCGCAGGTGGCATCTGTATTCTATACGATTGTCATTCCCATGCTGAATCCACTCATCTACAGTCTGAGGAACAAAGATGTGAAAAATGCTCTTCTGAGAGTCATACATAGAAAACTTTTTCCATGACAAATTTATGTATGTTACAATTAAAACAAAGGTGGATGGCTTCAGGAATTCAGTTATGCCAACAACTAGGAAAATAGTAGAGTAACCTCAAAAAGCATAACACAAACTAAATGAGAACTTAGAGTCTTGAAGTTTGTGAAttgaattattatttcatttgtttatatggACCACTAACTCACTGTATTTGGAGGTCAATTCGGCATATAAATTATTCAGACATAGACATGTACAAGGAAATAAGAGGCACCTGAACATGCATATATAAGCATGCCATCACACTGaaacatgtttaaaattattacattaagAACATGCAATTTTTGTCATTCTGTGCCCAGCTTATATCacataactggattgtttgtattagattgttgcaaaagtaattgtagttttttgtcattaaaaaagaaaacagcaaaaacatCAATTactttgcaccaacataataacTCGATGGATAAATGCTTGATAACAAGGATAACCCATTCTCCattatgtgcttatttcacattgcatgtctgtttcaaaatatctcacgtactcaataaatatagacatctactatgtacccacaaaaattaaaaataaaaaaaccttaaaaagtaaaaaaaaatattaaattggcaATATAAACTTACACTGTTTTCTCAGCTACTAGTAAATTGAGAATAAGAAATTGGAAGATTAAGAGATAAGAACagttaaattttacaaaaaatataaaatgctgatCACCCGAAAGCAAAGAGTCTGgaactaaagaaacaaacaaaaataaaaaagcaatattaGCCACAGGGAAAAATAAACGATTGAAGTAATTTCAGTGCAAACACTaatggaacaacagacaccaggcaGTATGGAGAAATCTCTTGATAATATGGAGTCATTTGCCCCTAACGGTTAAGTTCTTGATCATGTATGTatgaacacaattttttttacatagaaaagtgatcagtttatggcatttttttctaataaaaacagCAGAGTTTAATTTCTCATAGAATGTCTCACTAGCTGAGGCATAATCCCTAGATCATTTTGGATTTATACAGATTCTTGCATCACCAAATCAAACAAAAAGACATTGTTAAATCTACAgtattaaaggaagaaaatgtgtgtgtatgtgttcgtGTGTGTGGGGTGGAGAGATGGTGCTTTTCTTGCAAAGAGACTTAAACCTGATTTAACGAACTCTCCCAGGTGTTGCTAGAAGGTAACCATCGAAAAAGTTTTATCAGTACTGCCTTTCATGtctatgaatgaatgaacaattatCAGAGTTGGGCTATCATATGTATGTTGAAAGGAATGGAAGATTAATTTGATGAggctcttttaaaagaaaatgtatgtgcTTATAATATTACTCTCCAGCAAGATTGTAAGCTCTTTGAGAGAAAAGTTTGCCTTTTCTTATTTGTGCACTTCATAACAACTAGCAAATGTATCAATACGAagtatataagtaaatattttcttttgttttcgtTTGTGTGTGGAAGCACAGTGATGAATTCATTAGGGCCACAGTGTCTGTCTTACtcatatttgtatatttctttggTGCAGTTTTGTACATAATCTTATTCAAACGTCAGTTTAGttagaaattctatttttagaattctttctcaaacatttctcattc from Homo sapiens chromosome 11, GRCh38.p14 Primary Assembly encodes:
- the OR8I2 gene encoding olfactory receptor 8I2; this encodes MAGNNFTEVTVFILSGFANHPELQVSLFLMFLFIYLFTVLGNLGLITLIRMDSQLHTPMYFFLSNLAFIDIFYSSTVTPKALVNFQSNRRSISFVGCFVQMYFFVGLVCCECFLLGSMAYNRYIAICNPLLYSVVMSQKVSNWLGVMPYVIGFTSSLISVWVISSLAFCDSSINHFFCDTTALLALSCVDTFGTEMVSFVLAGFTLLSSLLIITVTYIIIISAILRIQSAAGRQKAFSTCASHLMAVTIFYGSLIFTYLQPDNTSSLTQAQVASVFYTIVIPMLNPLIYSLRNKDVKNALLRVIHRKLFP